A section of the Ciona intestinalis chromosome 4, KH, whole genome shotgun sequence genome encodes:
- the LOC113474156 gene encoding protein FAM184A-like, whose amino-acid sequence MASGGMSWQYYNNQQKYQHGTSFGTSGDAPANTDMKDMHLKMSKKIAQLTKVIYALNTKNDEHEAAMNALKDAHEEETQQILAETAAKIQQFRIKIGNDLDLRK is encoded by the exons ATGGCATCTGGAGGAATGTCGTGGCAATATTATAACAACCAGCAGAAGTACCAACATGGTACTTCATTTGGAACCTCGGGTGATGCACCAGCAAACACAGATATGAAAGACATGCACTTAAAAATGTCAAAGAAAATAGCACAACTTACAAAG GTAATTTATGCGCTGAACACGAAGAATGATGAGCATGAAGCTGCAATGAATGCTTTAAAAGACGCTCATGAAGAAGAAACTCAACAAATCTTGGCCGAAACTGCTGCAAAAATTCAACAGTTCAGAATTAAAATAGGAAATGACTTGGACCTACGAAAGTAA
- the LOC100179308 gene encoding diacylglycerol kinase theta — protein sequence MQTVAGPHRHEPLRRVSQKENLEVGERLAHSSTKGETENDAYTVDLSSCFNQFLLPMSYVWLPLKEDGFVSLKQQRSDLSTEPQNQSPGNKPWHHKAIRRNMSKGRDLTLHVGGLPVDLPNSAYTDYAAQCTKIDRVTVGPIFPTIGAFFVTFGNGSHASSALKLFSTTRMMGKQATLTMLPYITSPSGISDPLTPLLVFINCKSGGGQGKEVYNELSQFLNKNQIFLIDQAGAAPGFYAFRRLPKFKVLICGGDGTVGWVLSHLELLQRQLQCKAPHIAVLPVGTGNDLARVLGCGSSWNGECAEMLLAQISDSSPVKLDRWNLLFDSIVENNDNNIHPEKAPLLVSDAVNKVKNVNIGTELAHSMTSPINIIMSLGAEPQPASKGTIESSKNDEKKTLTGFKSYLPRDEAVCEENNAEVQTLKNDENKTSTGFKSYLPPDEAICEENNAEVQTSTHCDNEVLHEQLEDKLKLDSCSNSVKRDPNSDLAEKNDQEQNTEQENRSLLHKTKQQKVEIESTKEEFGPFVKFDESFKISSREEASQMVVESKEDLILDEEEIDELPQFNVGRNYSVVSETYLAEKPPTQLKKMSLPVISSFKKEPPEPVTCPTAPEGLKMVAMNNYFGIGIDAELSLAFHLAREENPERCTSRLRNKALYFKAGLKKMTSRSVNLSNVIELQVDDHVIDLPPIKGLIFLNITSWGAGSNAWGSAVSKRFNQPSIGDGMLEVLGVGGVAHMSQIYSGLRTGMRLAQGEYIRITLKREVAMQVDGEPWMQPPGRIIITVSSMQATMLKRSKRKSK from the exons ATGCAGACGGTGGCAGGGCCGCATAGGCATGAACCCTTACGGCGAGTATCTCAAAAAGAAAACTTGGAAGTAGGTGAAAGACTTGCACATAGTAGCACAAAAGGG GAGACCGAGAATGACGCTTATACAGTTGATTTGTCAAGCTGTTTCAATCAGTTTCTGCTACCAATGAGCTACGTATGGCTGCCATTAAAAGAAGATGGTTTTGTTTCACTTAAACAACAGCGTTCAG attTATCCACTGAGCCACAGAACCAAAGCCCAGGCAACAAACCAT GGCACCACAAAGCAATTAGGAGAAATATGTCAAAGGGTAGAGACTTAACTTTACATGTGGGTGGGCTCCCCGTAGATCTACCAAACTCGGCCTATACTGACTATGCAGCACAGTGCACCAAAATTG aTCGCGTCACAGTgggtcccatatttcctactATAG GTGCATTCTTTGTTACTTTTGGAAATGGTTCACATGCATCCAGtgctttaaaacttttctCCACCACACGTATGATGGGAAAGCAAGCAACTTTAACAATGCTTCCCTACATCACTAGT CCCAGTGGAATAAGCGACCCTCTTACCCCCCTACTTGTATTTATCAACTGCAAAAGTGGTGGCGGACAAGGAAAAGAAGTTTATAACGAACTCTCCCAGTTTCTCAATAAAAACCAGATATTTCTTATAGATCAGGCTGGTGCTGCTCCTGG ATTTTATGCCTTTCGACGACTACCCAAGTTCAAAGTGCTAATCTGTGGAGGTGATGGTACAGTAGGATGGGTGTTGTCCCATCTTGAGCTGCTACAACGTCAACTACAATGTAAGGCTCCCCACATAGCCGTTCTACCAGTGGGGACAGGCAACGATCTTGCGCGAGTGCTGGGTTGTGGTTCGAGCTGGAACGGAGAATGTGCAGAAATGCTGCTAGCtcag ATTTCTGACTCCAGTCCTGTAAAGCTTGACAGATGGAACTTATTATTCGACtcaattgttgaaaacaatgATAACAACATTCACCCTGAGAAAGCTCCCTTGTTGGTTTCTGACGctgtaaataaagtaaaaaatgtaaacatcgGCACCGAACTTGCTCATTCAATGACTTCCCCTATTAATATCATTATGAGCCTGGGTGCTGAACCACAGCCTGCATCAAAGGGGACAATTGAAAGTtcaaaaaatgatgaaaaaaaGACTTTGACGGGTTTTAAATCTTACCTACCCCGAGATGAAGCTGTTTGTGAAGAAAATAATGCAGAagttcaaactttaaaaaatgatgaaaataaGACTTCGACAGGTTTTAAATCATACCTACCCCCAGATGAAGCTATTTGTGAAGAAAATAACGCAGAAGTTCAAACTTCAACCCACTGTGATAATGAAGTGTTGCATGAACAGTTAGAAGATAAATTGAAGCTGGACTCATGCAGTAACTCAGTTAAACGGGATCCAAATTCTGATTTGGCTGAAAAAAATGACCAGGAACAAAATACTGAACAAGAAAACAGGAGCTTGTTGCACAAAACTAAGCAgcaaaaagttgaaattgaaAGTACGAAAGAGGAGTTTGGTCCGTTTGTTAAATTTGACgaaagtttcaaaatttcaAGTCGGGAGGAGGCTTCTCAGATGGTTGTGGAATCCAAGGAAGATTTGATCTTAGATGAGGAAGAGATAGATGAACTACCACA ATTTAATGTTGGAAGAAATTACAGTGTAGTGTCTGAAACCTATCTTGCTGAAAAGCCACCAACTCAACTTAAAAAGATGTCTTTACCTGTTATATCTTCATTTAAAAAGGAGCCACCAGAACCAGTGACa TGTCCTACCGCACCCGAAGGGTTAAAGATGGTGGCAATGAACAATTACTTCGGGATTGGGATTGACGCAGAACTAAGTCTTGCTTTCCACCTTGCAAGAGAAGAAAACCCAGAAAGATGTACAAGCAG GCTTCGCAACAaagctttatattttaaagctggtttaaaaaaaatgacaagtCGCTCCGTTAATTTAAGCAATGTCATCGAATTGCAAGTTGATGATCACGTGATAGACCTTCCACCAATCAAAGGTCTCATATTTCTTAATATCACGAG TTGGGGTGCGGGTTCCAATGCATGGGGTAGCGCTGTTAGTAAGAGGTTCAACCAACCTTCTATTGGAGATGGAATGTTAGAAGTGCTTGGTGTTGGTGGGGTTGCTCATATG AGCCAGATATACAGTGGGCTCAGAACAGGTATGAGGTTGGCACAAGGTGAATATATAAGGATCACACTTAAGAGGGAAGTTGCAATGCAAGTAGATGGGGAACCGTGGATGCAACCACCTGGAAGGATCATTATCACGGTGTCTTCTATGCAG GCTACAATGTTAAAACGAAGCAAACGAAAATCGAAATAA
- the LOC100176974 gene encoding intraflagellar transport protein 74 homolog, which produces MAARPPSSLRGRPPTGSMGRPSSSMRMGPPGTGRPGTRSGQAGGGSSVFGSGIKVQDRPMTQQGLSGMKTASRGQRQIQDRSYWLGEIRAKTTELTSEIHKTETAIVKHQEDNNTFLMFEKRAETLASEIAEIQGELHDYNMMMDRVNMNHDISDMVEDLNALKVRNDRESDSLERIFKDKEAKEKQIESIEKEIRRERTLTENRVQEMGDDMRERYSALKQQSFQTLDKLHELQEMIESLTTKQQVLEMEMQNDAAKMEAVHLYKNLNELNEKREQLEEEDRSRLSPEQEQQQLLASVKSHNQEISVLDRQNRELGERMNILNDDLQQVENELEDQEGEATEKFRLLQKREKSMVDFAANFVGQKEEQVGQHSQLQDSIVVLLEQVSKTIGFGENLPSKRDMKALKNDLEFKEGELQKAEATSSSLMGESSKLHSDLTKVEELEDKINDEKNALNQKMEQMLQELEVYRDIDALRATAEKKKRELGKEREELEKKKGGFRDDLTVLNNELLEKQKILEESETHAQLANLERKWQHLEQNNYALKEYIASNSVNSGAVKHKVTKDVIETNQLLQDIYTKSSLL; this is translated from the exons ATGGCCGCAAGACCACCAAGCTCTTTACGTGGCCGCCCACCCACAGGGTCAATGGGACGACCATCTTCTAGTATGAGGATGGGTCCTCCTGGAACGGGACGACCTGGAACTCGTAGTGGGCAAGCTGGAGGGGGAAGTAGCGTGTTTGGATCCGGAATTAAAGTACAAGATAG ACCAATGACTCAACAAGGTCTGAGTGGAATGAAGACAGCAAGCAGGGGTCAACGACAAATCCAAGATCGTTCTTACTGGCTTGGGGAGATAAGAGCAAAAACAACTGAACTTACTTCTGAGATCCATAAGACCGAAACTGCGATTGTGAAACACCAGGAGGACAATAACACCTTTCTCATGTTTGAAAAGCGAGCTGAAACTTTGGCGAGTGAAATTGCAGAGATACAG GGTGAGTTGCACGATTACAACATGATGATGGACCGAGTGAACATGAACCATGATATCTCTGACATGGTCGAGGACCTTAATGCTCTCAAAGTTCGCAACGACAGAGAATCCGACAGTCTTGAGCGAATCTTTAAAGACAAGGAAGCAAAAGAGAAACAGATTGAAAGCATTGAGAAGGAAATAAGAAGAGAAAGGACGCTCACTGAGAATCGTGTGCAAGAGATGGGAGATGACATGAGAGAACGATACTCAGCTCTTAAACAACAGAGTTTTCAA ACGCTTGACAAGCTGCATGAGTTGCAAGAAATGATAGAATCTTTGACAACAAAGCAACAAGTCCTTGAGATGGAGATGCAGAATGATGCGGCAAAGATGGAGGCGGTTCATCTGTACAAGAACTTGAATGAACTCAATGAGAAAAGAGAGCAATTGGAAGAAGAGGATAGATCAAGATTGAGTCCTGAGCAGGAGCAGCAGCAACTTCTAGCAAGCGTGAAATCTCATAATCAAGAGATCTCGGTCCTTGATCGTCAGAATCGTGAACTGGGGGAAAGGATGAACATACTTAATGATGATCTTCAACAAGTGGAGAATGAATTGGAAGATCAGGAG GGTGAGGCGACAGAGAAGTTCAGACTTCTTCAAAAGCGAGAAAAGTCAATGGTGGATTTTGCTGCAAACTTTGTGGGACAGAAAGAGGAACAAGTTGGCCAACATTCACAACTACAAGATTCCATTGTAGTGTTGCTTGAACAAGTTTCAAAGACAATTGGATTCGGGGAGAATCTGCCGTCAAAGAGAGATATGAAAGCACTAAAG AATGATCTTGAGTTCAAGGAGGGTGAGCTACAGAAAGCTGAAGCCACATCTTCATCATTGATGGGTGAAAGTTCCAAGCTACATAGTGATCTCACTAAGGTGGAAGAACttgaagataaaataaatgatgagAAAAATGCTCTTAATCAGAAAATGGAACAGATGCTACAAGAGCTGGAAGTTTACAG AGACATAGATGCTCTGCGTGCAACTGCagagaaaaagaaaagagAGCTTGGAAAAGAGAGAGAAGAACTGGAAAAGAAGAAGGGAGGTTTTCGTGATGATTTGACTGTTTTGAATAATGAATTATTGGAGAAACAGAAAATCTTGGAGGAAAGTGAAACGCATGCTCAGCTTGCTAACTTGGAAAGGAAATGGCAACATTTGGAACAAAACAACTATGCTCTAAAA GAATACATTGCTTCTAACTCTGTGAACTCTGGAGCCGTGAAACACAAAGTTACCAAAGATGTGATTGAAACTAACCAACTGCTACAAGATATTTACACCAAGTCATCATTACTTTGA